In Kogia breviceps isolate mKogBre1 chromosome 9, mKogBre1 haplotype 1, whole genome shotgun sequence, a single window of DNA contains:
- the LOC131762549 gene encoding LOW QUALITY PROTEIN: nucleosome assembly protein 1-like 1 (The sequence of the model RefSeq protein was modified relative to this genomic sequence to represent the inferred CDS: substituted 1 base at 1 genomic stop codon) translates to MADIDNKEQSELDQDLDDVEEVEEEETGEETKIKARQLTVQMMQNPQILAALQERLDGLVETPTGYIESLPRVVKRCVNALKDLQVKCAQIEAKFYEXVHDLERKYAVLYQPLFDKRFEIINAIYKPTEEEYEWKPDEEDEISEELKEKAKTEDEEKDEENEDPKGIPDFWLTVFKNVDLLSDMVQEHDEPILKHLKDIKVKFSDAGQSMSFVLEFHFEPNEYFTNEVLTKTYMMRSEPDDSDTFSFDGPEIMGCTGCQIDWKKGKNVTLETIKKKQKHKGRGTVRTVTKTVSNDSFFTFFALSEVPESGDLDDDAEAILAEDFEIGHFLREHIIPRSVLYFTGEAIEDDDDDDYDEEGEEADEEGEEEGDEENDPDYDPKKDQNPAECKQQ, encoded by the coding sequence ATGGCAGACATCGACAACAAAGAACAGTCTGAACTTGATCAAGATTTGGATGATGTTGAAgaagtagaagaagaagaaactggtgaagaaacaaaaatcaaagcgCGTCAGCTGACTGTTCAGATGATGCAAAATCCTCAGATTCTTGCAGCCCTTCAAGAAAGACTTGATGGTCTGGTAGAAACACCAACAGGATACATTGAAAGCTTGCCTAGGGTAGTTAAAAGATGCGTGAATGCTCTCAAAGACCTTCAAGTTAAATGTGCACAGATAGAAGCTAAGTTCTATGAGTAAGTTCATGATCTTGAAAGAAAGTATGCTGTTCTCTATCAACCTCTATTTGATAAGCGATTTGAGATCATCAATGCCATTTATAAACCTACAGAAGAAGAATATGAATGGAAACCAGATGAGGAAGATGAAATTTCAGAGGAACTAAAAGAAAAGGCCAAGACTGAAGATGaggaaaaggatgaagaaaatgaagacccCAAAGGAATACCTGACTTTTGGTTGACTGTTTTTAAGAATGTTGACTTGCTCAGTGATATGGTTCAGGAACATGATGAACCTATTCTGAAGCACTTGAAAGATATTAAAGTGAAGTTCTCAGATGCTGGTCAGTCTATGAGTTTTGTCTTAGAATTTCACTTTGAACCCAATGAATATTTCACAAATGAAGTGTTGACAAAGACATATATGATGAGGTCAGAACCAGATGATTCTGATACTTTTTCTTTTGATGGACCAGAAATTATGGGTTGTACAGGGTGCCAGATAGattggaaaaaagggaagaatgtcACTTTGGAAACCATTAAGAAGAAGCAGAAACACAAGGGACGTGGAACAGTTCGTACTGTGACCAAAACAGTGTCTAAtgattctttctttactttttttgccCTTTCTGAAGTTCCTGAGAGTGGAGATCTGGATGATGATGCTGAAGCTATCCTTGCTGAGGACTTTGAAATTGGTCACTTTTTACGTGAGCACATAATCCCAAGATCAGTGTTATACTTTACTGGAGAAGCTattgaagatgatgatgatgatgattatgatgaagAAGGTGAAGAAGCGgatgaggaaggggaagaagaaggagaTGAGGAAAATGATCCAGACTATGACCCAAAGAAGGATCAAAACCCAGCAGAGTGCAAGCAGCAGTGA